In Pseudovibrio brasiliensis, the following are encoded in one genomic region:
- the betB gene encoding betaine-aldehyde dehydrogenase: MRAQPSGSHFIGGTYVEDTMGEEILSLYPATQEVIARVHSATPAIITKAVASARTGFAIWRSMAPAERSRVLRKAADLMRERNRELSELETLDTGKPLQETLVADAASGAEALEYFASVAATSNGEHIDLGGSYALTKREPLGICLGIGAWNYPIQIAAWKAAPALAAGNAMIFKPSEVTCLSALKLAEIFREAGLPDGVFNVVQADRDAAAALVAHPDIAKVSLTGSVPTGMKVAEKAASQLKHMSLELGGKSPIVIFEDSDIDNAVAAAMNANFYSTGQICSNGTRVFVHSSIKEEFLKRLKERTEKILIGDPLNEDTQLGPLVSKAQLEKVMDYIAIGQSEGAVLYAGGGRPQVDGLGRGLFVEPTIFTEVKDDMRIACEEIFGPVMCVLDFDDEADVIRRANNTEFGLAAAVFTKDIQRAYRVIDQLEAGTCWINNYNLTPVEMPFGGFKHSGIGRENGQWALDQYSQVKSIYVEMGDVEAGW, translated from the coding sequence CTGCGTGCGCAGCCTAGTGGATCTCACTTCATCGGCGGCACTTACGTTGAAGACACGATGGGTGAGGAGATCCTGAGCCTTTACCCAGCAACGCAGGAGGTGATTGCGCGCGTTCATTCCGCAACACCGGCGATCATCACCAAAGCGGTTGCTTCTGCCCGTACCGGCTTTGCGATCTGGCGCTCTATGGCACCTGCTGAGCGCTCTCGCGTTCTGCGCAAGGCTGCTGATCTGATGCGTGAGCGGAACCGTGAACTTTCCGAACTGGAAACGCTTGATACCGGTAAGCCACTGCAGGAAACACTGGTTGCTGACGCTGCTTCTGGTGCGGAAGCGCTGGAATACTTTGCGAGCGTTGCTGCGACGTCCAACGGTGAGCACATCGACCTTGGCGGCTCTTATGCTCTGACGAAGCGCGAGCCACTGGGTATCTGCCTTGGCATTGGCGCGTGGAACTATCCAATCCAGATTGCAGCGTGGAAAGCAGCACCTGCTCTGGCAGCGGGTAACGCAATGATCTTCAAGCCTTCTGAAGTGACCTGCCTGTCTGCACTGAAGCTTGCTGAGATCTTCCGTGAAGCGGGCCTACCGGATGGTGTGTTCAACGTGGTGCAGGCGGACCGAGACGCAGCGGCAGCTCTCGTGGCGCATCCTGACATTGCCAAGGTTTCCCTGACTGGTTCTGTGCCAACAGGCATGAAGGTTGCGGAAAAAGCAGCTTCTCAGCTGAAGCATATGAGCCTTGAACTGGGCGGCAAATCTCCGATCGTAATTTTTGAAGATAGTGACATCGACAATGCTGTTGCTGCGGCGATGAATGCTAACTTCTACTCCACTGGTCAGATCTGCTCCAACGGTACGCGCGTATTCGTTCATTCTTCCATCAAGGAAGAATTTCTGAAACGTCTGAAAGAGCGTACTGAGAAGATCCTGATTGGTGATCCGCTCAACGAAGATACGCAGCTTGGTCCGCTTGTTTCCAAAGCTCAGCTGGAAAAAGTGATGGACTACATCGCTATCGGCCAGAGCGAAGGTGCTGTTTTATACGCTGGTGGTGGTCGTCCGCAGGTGGATGGTCTTGGCCGCGGCCTGTTTGTTGAGCCAACCATCTTCACAGAAGTAAAAGACGACATGCGCATTGCGTGTGAAGAGATCTTTGGCCCTGTGATGTGCGTGCTGGACTTTGATGATGAAGCTGATGTGATCCGCCGTGCAAACAACACCGAGTTTGGTTTGGCTGCCGCTGTGTTCACCAAGGACATTCAGCGTGCTTACCGTGTGATTGATCAGTTGGAAGCAGGTACTTGCTGGATCAACAACTACAACCTGACCCCGGTTGAGATGCCATTTGGTGGCTTCAAACATTCCGGTATCGGTCGTGAGAACGGTCAGTGGGCGCTGGATCAGTACTCTCAGGTGAAGAGCATCTATGTTGAGATGGGTGATGTTGAGGCTGGCTGGTAA
- the betA gene encoding choline dehydrogenase translates to MTADFIIVGAGSAGCALANRLSDNPQNKVVLLEFGGTDIGPFIQMPAALSYPMNMSRYDWGYESAPEPHLDGRRLALPRGKVIGGSSSINGMVYVRGNACDFDTWEEMGAKGWGYQDVLPYFERLENATSGDEGWRGRSGPLHVSRGSLWSPLYEAFVKAGEEAGYARTEDYNGYRQEGFGEMEMTVHDGRRWSASNAYLWPIKGRENLEIISGAHVNRVLMEGKRAVGVEYMRSGQLHQLKCTREVIVSASSINSPKLLMHSGIGDAAALSALGIDVVADRKGVGANLQDHLELYIQQACTQPITLYKHWNLLSKGVIGAQWQLIKSGLGTSNHFETCGFIRSKAGVKYPDIQFHFLPFAVRYDGQAAAEGHGYQVHVGPMRSKSRGAVTLQSADPMDKPNVQFNYMSHEEDWEDFRACIRLTRELFAQHAFDPFRGKEIQPGSDVETDEQLNGFIKEHVESAFHPCGTCKMGDANDETAVVDSECRVIGVDGLRVADSSIFPQITNGNLNAPSIMVGEKAADHILGKGMLPASDKQAWVHPNWQNEQR, encoded by the coding sequence ATGACTGCAGATTTCATTATTGTAGGCGCTGGCTCTGCTGGTTGCGCCCTGGCAAACCGTCTTTCTGATAATCCCCAAAACAAGGTGGTTTTGCTGGAGTTTGGCGGCACGGATATCGGGCCATTCATCCAGATGCCTGCCGCTTTATCTTATCCGATGAACATGTCCCGTTACGACTGGGGCTATGAGAGTGCGCCTGAGCCGCATCTGGACGGACGTCGGCTTGCTTTGCCACGCGGTAAGGTGATTGGCGGCTCTTCCTCCATCAACGGCATGGTGTATGTGCGCGGCAATGCCTGCGACTTTGACACCTGGGAAGAGATGGGCGCGAAAGGCTGGGGTTATCAAGATGTTCTGCCTTACTTCGAGCGCCTTGAAAACGCGACCTCTGGTGATGAAGGCTGGCGCGGGCGATCTGGTCCGCTGCATGTTTCTCGCGGATCGCTATGGAGCCCGCTTTACGAAGCCTTTGTGAAGGCTGGTGAAGAAGCTGGTTATGCGCGTACTGAGGACTACAACGGTTATCGCCAAGAAGGCTTTGGCGAGATGGAAATGACGGTGCATGATGGCCGTCGCTGGTCTGCTTCCAACGCCTATCTCTGGCCGATCAAAGGGCGTGAGAACCTCGAAATCATCTCCGGCGCACATGTGAACCGTGTCCTCATGGAAGGTAAGCGTGCTGTTGGTGTTGAGTACATGCGCAGTGGGCAGCTTCATCAGCTGAAATGCACCCGCGAAGTGATCGTTTCTGCATCCTCCATCAACTCACCAAAGCTGCTGATGCATTCCGGCATTGGCGACGCAGCGGCTCTCTCTGCGCTGGGTATTGATGTGGTTGCTGACCGTAAAGGCGTTGGCGCGAACCTGCAGGACCATCTGGAGCTTTACATCCAGCAGGCCTGTACGCAGCCGATTACGCTTTACAAGCACTGGAACCTGCTCTCCAAAGGGGTGATTGGCGCACAGTGGCAGCTGATCAAATCTGGCCTGGGCACTTCAAACCACTTTGAAACCTGTGGCTTCATTCGCTCCAAGGCGGGTGTGAAGTATCCTGACATTCAGTTCCACTTCCTACCATTTGCGGTGCGTTATGACGGGCAGGCGGCGGCTGAAGGGCATGGCTATCAGGTTCATGTGGGACCGATGCGCTCCAAGTCTCGCGGTGCAGTGACCCTGCAGTCCGCAGACCCAATGGACAAGCCAAATGTGCAGTTCAACTACATGAGCCACGAAGAGGACTGGGAAGACTTTCGTGCCTGCATTCGCTTGACCCGCGAGCTCTTTGCACAGCATGCGTTTGATCCGTTCCGCGGTAAGGAAATTCAGCCGGGCAGCGACGTTGAAACGGACGAGCAGCTAAATGGATTCATCAAGGAACACGTTGAAAGCGCGTTCCACCCATGCGGCACCTGTAAAATGGGTGACGCGAACGACGAAACTGCTGTGGTAGACAGCGAATGTCGTGTGATTGGTGTTGACGGTTTGCGCGTTGCGGATAGCTCCATCTTCCCGCAGATTACAAACGGAAACCTCAACGCGCCTTCCATCATGGTTGGTGAGAAGGCAGCTGACCATATTCTTGGAAAAGGTATGCTTCCTGCCAGTGACAAGCAGGCGTGGGTACACCCGAACTGGCAGAACGAACAACGTTAA
- the betI gene encoding transcriptional regulator BetI encodes MPKVGMEEERRTSIIMGTIKAIHEKGYAATTMADIAKNAGVSTGLPHHYFGSKAAVFNATMSFLLTDLSKQSRSRLLKAKTPVERIDAIIHTNFSDEQFQPSVISAWFAFYVVARTEPATRRLLQVYHRRLISNLTAEFHRVTDRETAITAAEGTAAMIDGLWLQCVLTTNRPDGSPATMLVQDYVKKCFDSFETTDTPQ; translated from the coding sequence ATGCCTAAAGTCGGAATGGAAGAGGAACGTAGAACCTCGATCATCATGGGGACGATCAAAGCGATCCATGAGAAGGGGTATGCTGCGACCACAATGGCGGACATCGCCAAGAATGCTGGCGTCTCGACAGGGCTGCCGCATCACTATTTCGGCTCAAAGGCAGCTGTGTTCAACGCGACCATGAGCTTCCTGCTGACGGATCTGAGCAAGCAATCACGAAGCCGCCTGCTGAAAGCCAAGACACCTGTGGAGCGGATCGATGCGATCATCCATACCAACTTCAGCGATGAGCAGTTTCAGCCTTCGGTTATCTCGGCCTGGTTTGCGTTTTACGTGGTGGCGCGCACCGAGCCTGCAACGCGTCGCTTGCTGCAAGTTTATCATCGGCGGCTGATATCGAACCTCACCGCCGAGTTCCATCGCGTTACGGATCGAGAGACGGCAATTACTGCGGCTGAGGGCACAGCTGCGATGATTGACGGGCTTTGGCTGCAATGCGTGCTGACGACCAACCGACCTGACGGATCGCCAGCAACGATGCTGGTTCAGGACTACGTGAAGAAATGTTTCGACAGCTTTGAAACGACAGATACCCCACAATAA
- a CDS encoding choline ABC transporter substrate-binding protein produces MSVASSLVKKLSTSASVLLLITGSALAAEAEACKTVRFSDVGWTDITATTATATSVLDAIGYETDVKVLSVPVTYASLANNDIDVFLGNWMPTMEADIAKYREAGTVDTVQTNLTGAKYTLAVPKYTYDKGLKDFADIAKFSGDLDGEIYGIEAGNDGNRLILDMIEKNAFGLKGFELVESSEAGMLSQVARKTRKDQDIVFLGWAPHPMNSNFELKYLTGGDEFFGPNFGGADVLTNTRAGYSAECANMGKFLQNLTFSLEMENEIMNAILNDGEEPTDAAKAWIKKNPESLDKWLNGVTTFDGKDGLAAAKAAFGL; encoded by the coding sequence ATGAGTGTTGCTAGTAGCCTGGTAAAGAAACTTTCTACTTCTGCTTCAGTACTATTACTGATCACTGGGTCAGCTCTCGCCGCAGAAGCGGAAGCCTGTAAAACCGTACGCTTCTCCGACGTGGGCTGGACAGACATCACCGCAACCACCGCAACAGCAACCTCTGTTCTGGATGCGATTGGTTACGAAACAGACGTAAAAGTACTTTCCGTGCCAGTAACTTACGCGTCTCTCGCAAACAATGATATCGATGTATTCCTTGGCAACTGGATGCCAACAATGGAAGCTGATATCGCGAAATATCGTGAAGCTGGCACCGTTGATACTGTTCAAACCAACCTGACTGGCGCCAAGTATACTTTGGCTGTTCCTAAGTATACCTACGACAAGGGTTTGAAGGACTTTGCCGACATCGCAAAATTCTCTGGTGACCTTGATGGCGAGATCTACGGCATTGAAGCAGGCAACGACGGTAACCGTCTTATCCTTGATATGATCGAGAAAAACGCATTCGGCCTGAAGGGATTCGAACTCGTCGAATCATCTGAAGCTGGCATGCTGTCTCAGGTTGCTCGTAAGACCCGCAAGGATCAGGACATCGTCTTCCTCGGTTGGGCTCCGCACCCAATGAACTCCAACTTTGAGCTGAAGTACCTCACCGGTGGTGACGAGTTCTTCGGTCCAAACTTCGGTGGTGCAGACGTTCTCACCAACACCCGCGCTGGCTACTCTGCAGAGTGCGCAAACATGGGTAAGTTCCTTCAGAACCTCACCTTCTCCCTGGAGATGGAAAATGAGATCATGAATGCGATCCTGAACGACGGTGAAGAACCAACTGATGCGGCAAAGGCATGGATCAAGAAGAACCCAGAGTCTCTTGATAAATGGCTGAATGGCGTAACAACCTTCGACGGTAAAGACGGCTTGGCTGCTGCAAAGGCTGCGTTCGGCCTCTAA
- the choW gene encoding choline ABC transporter permease subunit: MEWLTEHKLPIGKWAKWYVDWLTDNASGFFDAISVAIEWLIDSVLWLLQAPHPLGIVVIATGLAFVVRRSVMFSVFVALSLLLIINQGYWDETTETLALILSSTFICMLIGIPVGVYSAHHPKFFSWVRPVLDLMQTIPTFVYLIPALILFGLGVVPGLISTVVFALPASIRLTQIGVASTPKHLLEAGEAFGATYWQKLFKIELPYALPNIMAGLTQTIMLSLSMVVIAALVGADGLGVPTLRALNTVNIAKGFEVGIAIVLVAIVLDRFFKSSEDKGGK, translated from the coding sequence GTGGAGTGGCTAACAGAGCATAAACTACCCATTGGCAAATGGGCCAAGTGGTACGTTGACTGGCTCACTGACAACGCAAGTGGCTTTTTCGATGCAATTTCCGTTGCAATCGAATGGCTGATCGACAGTGTACTATGGCTTTTGCAAGCCCCTCACCCGCTCGGCATTGTCGTTATTGCCACCGGTCTGGCCTTTGTGGTCAGAAGGTCCGTCATGTTCTCCGTGTTTGTTGCTCTGAGCCTGCTGCTCATCATCAATCAGGGCTACTGGGATGAAACCACAGAAACGCTGGCGCTGATCCTCAGTTCCACATTCATCTGTATGTTGATCGGTATTCCTGTCGGCGTTTATTCCGCACACCACCCAAAATTCTTCTCTTGGGTGCGTCCTGTGCTGGACTTGATGCAGACAATCCCGACATTCGTGTACCTGATCCCTGCCCTCATCCTGTTTGGTCTGGGTGTGGTTCCGGGTCTGATCTCTACAGTCGTTTTCGCTCTGCCAGCTTCAATCCGCCTGACCCAGATTGGCGTTGCTTCCACTCCAAAGCACCTGCTGGAAGCTGGTGAAGCCTTTGGCGCTACCTACTGGCAGAAGCTCTTCAAGATCGAGTTGCCATACGCCCTGCCAAACATTATGGCAGGCCTGACCCAAACCATCATGTTGTCCCTGTCCATGGTCGTGATCGCTGCCCTCGTTGGCGCGGATGGCCTCGGCGTGCCAACACTGCGCGCACTGAACACAGTGAACATCGCAAAAGGGTTTGAAGTTGGCATCGCAATCGTTCTGGTCGCTATCGTGCTGGACCGCTTCTTCAAAAGCTCAGAAGATAAGGGCGGCAAATAA
- the choV gene encoding choline ABC transporter ATP-binding protein, which yields MTNPVVSFKNLSIVFGEKPDAALPLIDAGKNRAEIQEETGQLVGVANATFDIQQGELLVLMGLSGSGKSTLLRAINGLNKVCRGEILVADDGEQVNPTTCSAARLRKLRRERVAMVFQQFGLLPWRTVRDNVGFGLELSGIPKTQRLERVEEQLELVGLGGWGDKYVHELSGGMQQRVGLARAFATDAPILLMDEPFSALDPLIRSHLQDELLDLQEKLHRTIVFVSHDLDEAAKIGNRIAIMEGGHVVQIGTPQEIVKNPVDEYVESFVAHMNPLNVLHAEDIMTNLSDASADIIVSVDDMPRCTAKQMIRDVIEMKRKHAGPIAVFRGDRPVGIIREQEIMDCFV from the coding sequence ATGACCAATCCTGTTGTTTCCTTCAAAAACCTGTCCATCGTCTTTGGCGAAAAGCCAGACGCTGCCCTGCCCCTGATTGATGCTGGCAAAAACCGCGCTGAAATTCAGGAAGAAACCGGTCAGCTGGTCGGTGTTGCCAACGCGACCTTCGATATCCAGCAGGGCGAACTGCTCGTCCTGATGGGTCTGTCCGGTTCCGGCAAATCCACCCTGCTCCGCGCCATCAATGGCCTCAACAAGGTCTGCCGCGGTGAAATTCTGGTGGCGGATGACGGCGAACAGGTCAACCCAACCACCTGCTCTGCCGCACGCCTACGCAAACTGCGCCGCGAGCGCGTTGCAATGGTGTTCCAGCAGTTCGGCTTGCTGCCATGGCGTACTGTCCGCGACAACGTTGGCTTTGGTCTGGAACTCTCCGGTATTCCGAAGACCCAGCGTCTTGAACGCGTTGAAGAGCAGCTGGAACTCGTCGGTCTCGGTGGCTGGGGTGACAAATACGTGCATGAGCTTTCCGGCGGTATGCAGCAGCGCGTTGGTCTGGCCCGAGCCTTTGCGACCGATGCTCCAATCCTGCTGATGGACGAACCGTTCTCCGCTCTGGACCCCCTCATCCGCAGCCACTTGCAGGATGAGCTGCTGGACCTCCAGGAAAAGCTGCACAGAACCATCGTGTTCGTGAGCCACGACCTCGACGAAGCCGCTAAAATCGGCAACCGCATCGCCATTATGGAAGGTGGCCATGTCGTGCAGATCGGCACGCCGCAGGAGATCGTGAAGAATCCGGTCGATGAGTACGTTGAATCCTTCGTGGCCCACATGAACCCGCTCAACGTTCTGCACGCAGAAGACATCATGACCAATCTGTCAGATGCAAGCGCAGACATCATCGTGAGCGTCGACGATATGCCGAGGTGCACTGCTAAGCAGATGATCCGTGATGTGATTGAAATGAAGCGCAAACATGCTGGCCCAATCGCAGTTTTCCGCGGCGACCGCCCCGTCGGCATCATCCGCGAACAAGAAATCATGGACTGCTTCGTCTAA
- a CDS encoding DUF898 family protein, whose amino-acid sequence MTIDIAAATPPETKRSYVLFSGGSFFGRVIKWVALTVITLGIYRFWAMTGLRRSLWSATHVEGDHLRYHGTGKELFIGFLIALAILIPFYALGFGLQFMGPIATLVGFAIMFVVGFLLTPYALFRRRRYLLTRTSWRGIRFHMQGSAWRYVGAWLFWTILSVITLGIAFPWRQAKLDRMLTEVSYFGNQQFSYSATAKDYFQALLIVYVISFFPAAILLLAAIFTGGKALAFLPVAFVLSMVLWPVAFAAIFRLQVRSTKIGDTSFESNISASKYYGAYIIHAVIVGVGVSIVGAIAGIAAFSMASSGLDQGLEGFESSMFSITFLPVFALYYGVLLFANMMVLQVMMFEWKMSSIVVFNAHSVKDAIASGDLENAVGMGLADTLDAGFEVV is encoded by the coding sequence ATGACAATTGATATTGCAGCAGCAACTCCGCCTGAAACCAAGCGCAGTTATGTCCTTTTCTCTGGGGGCTCATTCTTTGGCCGTGTCATCAAATGGGTGGCCCTGACGGTTATCACGTTGGGCATCTACCGTTTCTGGGCCATGACAGGCCTGCGTCGCTCTTTGTGGTCGGCAACCCATGTGGAAGGTGATCACCTTCGCTACCATGGTACAGGCAAAGAACTGTTTATCGGCTTCCTGATTGCATTGGCGATCCTGATCCCGTTCTATGCGCTCGGCTTTGGCCTACAATTCATGGGCCCAATCGCTACGCTGGTTGGTTTCGCCATCATGTTCGTTGTTGGCTTCCTTCTCACACCATACGCCCTCTTCCGCCGCCGCAGATATCTTCTGACCCGCACCAGCTGGCGAGGAATCCGCTTCCACATGCAAGGTTCCGCATGGCGCTACGTGGGTGCCTGGCTGTTCTGGACGATCCTCTCAGTAATTACCTTGGGAATTGCTTTCCCATGGCGTCAGGCCAAACTAGACAGAATGTTGACGGAGGTTAGCTACTTCGGCAATCAGCAATTCAGCTACTCTGCGACGGCAAAAGATTACTTTCAGGCGCTATTGATCGTCTATGTAATCTCTTTCTTTCCGGCGGCAATTTTGCTGCTGGCGGCGATATTCACTGGAGGAAAAGCCCTCGCCTTTTTGCCTGTAGCATTCGTACTTTCAATGGTGCTTTGGCCAGTCGCATTTGCCGCAATTTTCCGGCTTCAGGTACGCTCAACCAAGATTGGTGACACCAGCTTTGAAAGCAATATCAGTGCTTCGAAGTATTATGGGGCCTACATTATCCATGCAGTGATTGTTGGTGTTGGCGTTTCAATTGTTGGCGCTATTGCGGGCATTGCTGCGTTCAGCATGGCATCTTCAGGCCTAGACCAAGGTTTGGAAGGTTTTGAAAGCTCCATGTTCAGCATCACATTCCTGCCAGTCTTTGCCCTGTACTACGGTGTTCTCCTCTTCGCGAACATGATGGTGTTGCAGGTTATGATGTTTGAATGGAAGATGAGCAGTATTGTCGTGTTTAATGCCCACAGCGTCAAAGACGCCATCGCCTCTGGTGATCTGGAAAATGCCGTTGGTATGGGGCTTGCCGATACGCTTGATGCCGGATTTGAAGTGGTTTGA
- a CDS encoding M48 family metallopeptidase: MKQLLGTAEFFDGTSAAVRSCQIWFDYDEMVLTDLAGDQEYVRWSAAKLLCDWTSPTVMLVEQNSPRSTAYIKITEDELAKTVERKIRLVAGLPKRENTKKIVFGSLASIALIAVALIYFLPAFSKYAVHNVPKSWEEKLGKNVEETLIPAFSEEKICKASSGQAALEQMAKRLTNGMDLPFEPVMTVVESKIPNAFALPGGRITILSKTLEVVDSPDELAAVLAHELGHVKYRHSMQQLINVAGTGIVFSMFIGDFTGGSIVASVGEAMLDSSYSRDMEREADLFAVQMLENAGVDPTGLASFLEKISKEHEHDNALTEALGFLSSHPPTKERVDTLNQAVNPDAKKDPVLPEWQWKSLKNICSETAELNA, encoded by the coding sequence ATGAAGCAATTGCTTGGAACTGCAGAGTTTTTCGACGGTACATCCGCAGCTGTCCGCAGTTGCCAGATCTGGTTCGATTATGATGAAATGGTCCTCACTGATCTGGCTGGTGATCAGGAGTATGTGCGCTGGTCTGCCGCGAAGCTGCTTTGCGACTGGACCTCTCCAACGGTTATGCTGGTAGAGCAAAACTCACCCCGAAGCACCGCTTACATCAAGATCACTGAAGACGAACTTGCTAAAACCGTTGAACGCAAAATCCGCTTGGTGGCAGGTCTTCCAAAGCGAGAGAATACCAAGAAAATCGTGTTTGGCAGTCTGGCCTCTATCGCTTTGATTGCCGTGGCGTTGATCTACTTCCTGCCTGCGTTTTCCAAATATGCCGTCCATAACGTCCCAAAATCCTGGGAGGAAAAGCTCGGCAAGAACGTGGAAGAGACACTGATCCCCGCGTTCAGTGAAGAGAAGATCTGTAAAGCCTCTTCAGGACAAGCCGCGCTTGAGCAAATGGCAAAGCGCCTTACAAATGGCATGGACCTGCCGTTTGAACCGGTAATGACTGTTGTTGAGAGCAAGATTCCCAACGCCTTCGCACTACCCGGAGGCCGGATCACCATCCTCTCAAAGACGCTTGAAGTGGTTGATAGTCCAGACGAACTCGCAGCAGTGCTGGCGCACGAGCTGGGCCACGTCAAATACCGCCATTCCATGCAGCAGCTCATCAACGTGGCTGGAACCGGCATCGTCTTTTCCATGTTCATCGGGGACTTCACCGGTGGTAGTATTGTCGCCAGTGTGGGTGAAGCGATGCTGGACAGCTCTTACTCTAGGGATATGGAACGCGAGGCAGACTTATTCGCGGTTCAGATGCTGGAAAATGCCGGCGTTGATCCGACAGGATTGGCGAGCTTCCTGGAAAAAATCTCGAAAGAGCATGAACACGACAACGCTCTGACAGAAGCCCTTGGTTTCCTCTCCAGCCACCCGCCAACGAAGGAGCGTGTAGACACGCTCAATCAGGCCGTCAATCCGGATGCCAAGAAAGACCCAGTGCTGCCAGAATGGCAATGGAAGAGTTTGAAAAACATCTGCTCAGAAACTGCAGAACTGAACGCTTAA
- a CDS encoding M14 family metallopeptidase — protein MIIESTAYPIEIDFPDILPYKVGNTGVDWITTFDSGTAGPHVMISALVHGNEPCGAVALDWLFKQEVRPVRGKLSFAFMNVAAYNAFDRNDPTASRYLDQDFNRVWQNCSLNGPEVTQELERAREVRPVIESVDYLLDLHSMQHKNPPLMLAGDQEKGRALAKQVADPEWIICDSGHAEGKRLRDYDGFSEPSSPKAALLLEAGQHWEAAAGPRAIAASIRFLRATECVPADFGEAFLKEQPPLVPQKTIEIIAPVTVQSENFRFNEDYRGMEVIAKQGTVLAMDGDTPVVTPHDNCVLIMPSRRLQVGKTAVRLGKQLD, from the coding sequence ATGATTATTGAAAGTACAGCTTACCCTATCGAAATCGATTTTCCTGATATCCTGCCCTACAAAGTCGGCAATACCGGCGTGGACTGGATCACCACTTTCGATTCTGGCACCGCCGGACCGCATGTGATGATTTCAGCCCTAGTGCATGGGAATGAGCCATGTGGTGCCGTTGCTTTGGATTGGTTGTTCAAGCAGGAAGTTCGCCCTGTGCGCGGCAAATTGAGCTTCGCTTTCATGAACGTGGCAGCCTACAACGCCTTTGACCGCAATGACCCAACCGCATCGCGCTATCTGGATCAGGATTTCAACCGCGTCTGGCAAAACTGCTCGCTGAATGGCCCAGAAGTCACGCAGGAGCTGGAGCGCGCACGTGAGGTTCGTCCTGTGATTGAGAGCGTTGATTATCTGCTGGATCTACACAGTATGCAGCATAAAAACCCACCTTTGATGCTGGCGGGAGATCAGGAAAAAGGACGAGCACTCGCGAAACAAGTTGCTGATCCTGAATGGATTATTTGCGACTCTGGCCATGCAGAAGGCAAGCGACTGCGTGATTATGACGGGTTCTCTGAGCCCTCCAGCCCTAAAGCTGCATTGCTGCTGGAAGCCGGACAACATTGGGAAGCAGCAGCTGGCCCTCGTGCGATTGCAGCGAGCATCCGTTTCCTGCGTGCAACAGAGTGCGTACCAGCTGACTTTGGTGAGGCGTTTCTAAAGGAACAGCCACCATTGGTGCCGCAAAAGACCATAGAAATCATCGCGCCTGTTACGGTTCAGAGTGAAAACTTCCGCTTCAACGAAGATTACCGCGGAATGGAAGTCATCGCCAAGCAAGGCACGGTGCTTGCGATGGATGGTGATACACCGGTTGTAACACCACACGACAACTGCGTCCTGATTATGCCCAGTCGCCGTCTGCAAGTTGGCAAGACAGCAGTTCGTTTAGGTAAGCAGTTAGATTAA